In Chloroflexota bacterium, one genomic interval encodes:
- a CDS encoding Gfo/Idh/MocA family oxidoreductase: MTLRVAIAGGGFIGVDHAVAYAAQPDAEIVAFVGRDAERTAAVADRFGARPYADLAELLRRERPDALSVCTPTALHRPFVEAAAGAGVHVLLEKPMATNVADCDAIEAACRRAGITLMLAFTHRFHAELLVAKRLIDEGRLGTPMLAQDVFTFGEHSPWPAWYYDRELSGGGELIHDAVHLVDRLAWLIGSPIIEVYGRTTTYARGIVGVEDGGVAVLTFASGAIAALFVNEATYPIHRDSEQVPMPGRCEIEVHGSRGTIRYRTWHELTVDIAGEGTTIIAGTDRGEMGREIREFIDAILERRPPIVGAAEGRRGIAVVGAIYESERRGRPVAVDELFPEPARRSQAR; encoded by the coding sequence ATGACCCTCCGTGTCGCGATCGCTGGCGGCGGCTTCATCGGGGTCGATCACGCCGTCGCCTACGCGGCCCAACCAGATGCCGAGATCGTGGCTTTCGTCGGACGCGACGCCGAGCGGACCGCAGCTGTCGCCGATCGGTTCGGCGCGCGACCGTACGCGGACCTCGCAGAGCTGCTCCGGCGCGAGCGGCCGGACGCTCTGAGCGTCTGCACGCCGACGGCCCTCCACCGTCCATTCGTGGAGGCAGCCGCGGGCGCCGGCGTCCACGTCCTCCTCGAGAAGCCGATGGCCACAAACGTTGCCGATTGCGACGCGATCGAGGCTGCCTGCAGAAGAGCCGGGATTACGTTGATGCTCGCCTTCACCCACCGCTTCCATGCCGAGCTCCTCGTGGCCAAGCGCCTGATCGACGAGGGTCGCCTGGGAACGCCGATGCTAGCCCAGGACGTCTTCACCTTCGGGGAGCACAGCCCTTGGCCCGCGTGGTACTACGATCGCGAACTGTCCGGGGGCGGCGAACTGATCCACGACGCGGTCCACCTCGTCGACCGGCTGGCATGGCTGATCGGGAGCCCGATCATCGAGGTCTACGGTCGGACGACCACCTATGCTCGGGGTATCGTCGGGGTCGAGGACGGCGGTGTGGCTGTCCTGACGTTCGCCAGCGGGGCAATCGCTGCGCTCTTCGTCAACGAGGCGACCTATCCGATCCACCGCGATTCCGAGCAGGTTCCGATGCCGGGACGGTGTGAGATCGAGGTTCACGGCTCGCGCGGCACGATCCGGTACCGGACCTGGCATGAGCTGACCGTCGACATCGCAGGCGAGGGCACGACGATCATCGCCGGGACTGATCGGGGGGAGATGGGCCGGGAGATCCGCGAGTTCATCGACGCCATCCTGGAACGTCGTCCGCCGATCGTCGGGGCTGCCGAAGGCCGGCGCGGTATCGCCGTGGTCGGGGCAATCTACGAGTCGGAGCGACGTGGGCGTCCGGTCGCTGTGGACGAACTCTTTCCGGAGCCGGCACGTCGTTCTCAGGCAAGATAA
- a CDS encoding cysteine desulfurase-like protein, producing the protein MTDFDVAALRREFPALNLEHGGRALAYFDGPGGTQVPQRVIDAVVGYYRTSNANDGGAFLTSQRSDAIVTEAHAALADLLNATSPEEIKFGYNMTTLTFHLSRSIGATLKPGDEVIVTTLDHEANVSPWRAMAADRGLAVRTVDIRPEDGTLDLDDFQRKLSSRTKLVAFGYASNAIGTINPVAELVRLAHEAGALTYVDAVHYAPHGPIDVQALGTDFLACSTYKFFGPHLGVAYGRADVLDRLPAYKVRPAHDRIETGTQNFEGIAGALAAVEYIASVGVRFGDGFAREFSGWTGRRLNTHTGMRAIRTYELGLFERLLSGLARIDGIRVWGIADLARLGERTPTAALTLDACSPRQAAEVLGGQGITAWDGDFYAQALIERFGLFASGGVLRVGLTHYNTVEEVDRLLVSLSAVAAGSPAAARR; encoded by the coding sequence ATGACCGACTTCGATGTCGCCGCGCTCCGGCGGGAGTTTCCCGCGCTGAACCTCGAGCATGGCGGGCGGGCGCTTGCCTACTTCGACGGGCCGGGCGGAACGCAGGTACCCCAGCGGGTGATCGATGCGGTCGTCGGTTACTACCGGACCTCGAACGCGAACGATGGCGGGGCCTTCCTGACGAGCCAGCGCAGCGACGCGATCGTCACCGAGGCGCACGCAGCGCTCGCGGACCTTCTCAACGCCACATCCCCTGAGGAGATCAAGTTCGGCTACAACATGACGACCCTCACGTTCCACCTGAGCCGGTCGATCGGGGCGACTCTCAAGCCCGGCGACGAGGTGATCGTCACGACCCTCGATCACGAGGCGAATGTGTCGCCGTGGCGGGCCATGGCGGCCGACAGAGGGCTCGCAGTCCGAACGGTCGACATCCGGCCCGAGGACGGGACTCTCGACCTGGACGACTTCCAGAGGAAGCTATCGTCTCGGACGAAGCTGGTCGCCTTCGGCTATGCCTCGAATGCGATCGGGACGATCAACCCGGTGGCTGAGCTCGTCCGCCTCGCCCACGAGGCCGGCGCTCTAACCTACGTCGACGCCGTCCACTATGCGCCCCACGGGCCGATCGACGTTCAGGCTCTCGGCACCGACTTCCTCGCCTGCTCGACCTACAAGTTCTTCGGTCCGCACCTCGGTGTCGCGTACGGTAGGGCGGATGTACTCGACCGTCTCCCTGCCTACAAGGTCCGGCCGGCCCACGACCGGATCGAGACCGGGACCCAGAACTTCGAGGGGATCGCCGGCGCGCTCGCCGCGGTGGAGTACATCGCCTCAGTTGGCGTGCGGTTCGGTGATGGCTTCGCCAGGGAGTTCTCCGGGTGGACCGGGCGCAGGCTCAACACGCACACCGGGATGCGCGCGATCCGCACCTACGAGCTGGGCCTGTTCGAGAGGCTCCTGTCCGGACTGGCCCGGATCGATGGCATACGTGTGTGGGGCATCGCCGATCTGGCCCGCCTCGGGGAGCGGACCCCGACTGCCGCGCTGACGCTCGACGCCTGCTCGCCACGCCAGGCTGCGGAGGTGCTCGGCGGCCAGGGGATCACCGCCTGGGACGGCGACTTCTACGCCCAGGCGCTCATCGAGCGGTTCGGATTGTTCGCGTCGGGCGGCGTCCTCCGGGTCGGGCTGACCCACTACAACACCGTCGAGGAGGTCGACCGCCTGCTCGTCTCGCTCAGCGCGGTCGCCGCCGGGTCGCCAGCCGCCGCCCGGAGATGA
- a CDS encoding pyridoxamine 5'-phosphate oxidase family protein yields the protein MTGPDGTGALARSEIDQLLRRSLIARLATVDPDGYPAIVPVWHDWDGEAAWLVARAEARFVQDIRRDARVGLSVVADDDPDLRVQLRGRATIVDGPGPLAGRMLEIALAMGERYEGPAGLTYVEATRAWPRCLIRIDPVRIVAWGSPEWHDRYKQTAKTDAGRLNA from the coding sequence ATGACCGGACCCGACGGCACGGGCGCCTTGGCACGGTCGGAGATCGACCAGCTCCTCCGGCGCTCGCTCATCGCCCGGTTGGCCACCGTCGACCCGGACGGCTACCCAGCGATCGTCCCCGTCTGGCACGATTGGGACGGCGAGGCGGCATGGCTCGTCGCCCGGGCCGAGGCGCGCTTCGTCCAAGACATCCGGCGCGACGCCCGCGTCGGCCTATCGGTCGTGGCCGACGACGATCCGGACCTGCGGGTCCAGCTTCGCGGCCGCGCGACGATCGTCGACGGACCGGGGCCGCTCGCAGGCCGGATGCTCGAGATCGCCCTGGCGATGGGCGAGCGCTATGAGGGCCCGGCCGGTCTCACCTACGTCGAAGCCACTCGTGCGTGGCCCCGATGTCTCATCCGAATCGATCCCGTCCGCATCGTCGCATGGGGCTCGCCAGAGTGGCACGATCGCTACAAACAGACGGCCAAGACCGACGCAGGGAGACTCAACGCATGA